Proteins encoded together in one Coffea arabica cultivar ET-39 chromosome 2c, Coffea Arabica ET-39 HiFi, whole genome shotgun sequence window:
- the LOC113726074 gene encoding triose phosphate/phosphate translocator, chloroplastic isoform X2 produces MWYLLNVIFNILNKKIYNYFPYPYFVSVIHLFVGVVYCLVSWGVGLPKRAPIDSNLLKLLIPVAICHAIGHITSNVSFAAVAVSFTHTIKALEPFFNAAASQFVLGQQIPLTLWLSLAPVVLGVSMASLTELSFNWTGFISAMISNISFTYRSIYSKKAMTDMDSTNLYAYISIIALICCIPPAIILEGPTLVKTGFSDAIAKVGLTKFISDLFWVGMFYHLYNQIATNTLERVAPLTHAVGNVLKRVFVIGFTILVFGNKISTQTGIGTVIAITGVAIYSYIKAQMEEEKRKGKAA; encoded by the exons atgtG GTATCTCCTCAACGTGATATTCAATATTCTCAACAAGAAGATCTACAATTACTTCCCTTATCCTTA TTTCGTCTCGGTTATACATTTGTTTGTTGGGGTGGTGTACTGCTTGGTGAGCTGGGGCGTGGGACTTCCTAAGAGAGCT CCTATTGACTCGAACCTCCTGAAGCTCCTCATTCCTGTTGCTATTTGTCATGCAATAGGCCACATAACGAGCAATGTTTCATTTGCAGCAGTTGCTGTCTCCTTTACCCATACCATTAAAG CACTTGAGCCTTTCTTCAATGCTGCTGCTTCTCAGTTTGTACTTGGGCAACAGATACCCTTAACGCTGTGGCTGTCATTGGCTCCAGTTGTCCTTG GTGTGTCAATGGCATCACTGACTGAGCTGTCTTTCAACTGGACTGGGTTCATCAGTGCTATGATTTCTAACATTTCCTTCACCTACAGGAGCATATATTCGAAGAAAGCTATG ACTGATATGGACAGTACTAATTTGTATGCCTACATTTCCATCATTGCGCTTATTTGCTGCATACCACCAGCCATAATC CTTGAGGGGCCTACGCTGGTTAAGACTGGGTTTAGTGATGCAATTGCCAAAGTGGGACTGACAAAGTTCATCTCAGATCTCTTTTGGGTGGGAATGTTTTACCACCTATACAATCAG ATAGCAACAAATACCCTTGAGAGAGTGGCACCGCTCACTCATGCAGTTGGAAATGTGTTGAAACGTGTATTTGTGATTGGTTTCACAATCTTGGTCTTTG GTAACAAGATTTCCACACAAACTGGTATTGGAACTGTAATTGCAATTACTGGAGTTGCGATTTACTCCTACATTAAGGCCCAGATGGAAGAAGAGAAACGA AAAGGAAAAGCAGCTTGA
- the LOC113726074 gene encoding triose phosphate/phosphate translocator, chloroplastic isoform X1 — MESRVLSGSTTIHGLPRLRRLTTTTTSPVAACFPTTRPTTGAVADGGNLVWGRQLRPGILFEASPATALSPVTKRETLLRPCRTAASSPAEGSDSGGEAKVGFLQKYPALVTGFFFFMWYLLNVIFNILNKKIYNYFPYPYFVSVIHLFVGVVYCLVSWGVGLPKRAPIDSNLLKLLIPVAICHAIGHITSNVSFAAVAVSFTHTIKALEPFFNAAASQFVLGQQIPLTLWLSLAPVVLGVSMASLTELSFNWTGFISAMISNISFTYRSIYSKKAMTDMDSTNLYAYISIIALICCIPPAIILEGPTLVKTGFSDAIAKVGLTKFISDLFWVGMFYHLYNQIATNTLERVAPLTHAVGNVLKRVFVIGFTILVFGNKISTQTGIGTVIAITGVAIYSYIKAQMEEEKRKGKAA; from the exons ATGGAGTCTCGCGTACTCTCCGGCTCCACCACAATTCACGGCCTTCCACGGCTGCGGAGGCTCACCACCACCACTACCTCCCCCGTCGCCGCCTGCTTCCCCACTACTCGACCCACCACCGGAGCAGTTGCAGATGGCGGGAACTTAGTTTGGGGAAGACAACTCCGCCCAGGTATTCTGTTCGAAGCTTCGCCGGCGACGGCACTATCTCCGGTGACAAAACGGGAGACTCTCCTCCGTCCTTGTCGCACTGCTGCTTCTTCTCCGGCCGAGGGCAGCGATTCCGGCGG GGAAGCTAAGGTGGGATTCTTGCAGAAATACCCGGCTCTTGTCACCggttttttcttcttcatgtG GTATCTCCTCAACGTGATATTCAATATTCTCAACAAGAAGATCTACAATTACTTCCCTTATCCTTA TTTCGTCTCGGTTATACATTTGTTTGTTGGGGTGGTGTACTGCTTGGTGAGCTGGGGCGTGGGACTTCCTAAGAGAGCT CCTATTGACTCGAACCTCCTGAAGCTCCTCATTCCTGTTGCTATTTGTCATGCAATAGGCCACATAACGAGCAATGTTTCATTTGCAGCAGTTGCTGTCTCCTTTACCCATACCATTAAAG CACTTGAGCCTTTCTTCAATGCTGCTGCTTCTCAGTTTGTACTTGGGCAACAGATACCCTTAACGCTGTGGCTGTCATTGGCTCCAGTTGTCCTTG GTGTGTCAATGGCATCACTGACTGAGCTGTCTTTCAACTGGACTGGGTTCATCAGTGCTATGATTTCTAACATTTCCTTCACCTACAGGAGCATATATTCGAAGAAAGCTATG ACTGATATGGACAGTACTAATTTGTATGCCTACATTTCCATCATTGCGCTTATTTGCTGCATACCACCAGCCATAATC CTTGAGGGGCCTACGCTGGTTAAGACTGGGTTTAGTGATGCAATTGCCAAAGTGGGACTGACAAAGTTCATCTCAGATCTCTTTTGGGTGGGAATGTTTTACCACCTATACAATCAG ATAGCAACAAATACCCTTGAGAGAGTGGCACCGCTCACTCATGCAGTTGGAAATGTGTTGAAACGTGTATTTGTGATTGGTTTCACAATCTTGGTCTTTG GTAACAAGATTTCCACACAAACTGGTATTGGAACTGTAATTGCAATTACTGGAGTTGCGATTTACTCCTACATTAAGGCCCAGATGGAAGAAGAGAAACGA AAAGGAAAAGCAGCTTGA